The following nucleotide sequence is from Nesterenkonia xinjiangensis.
GCGGACATTCCGCAAGAACGCCCACACCGATGAGATGAGGGGCCATGCATAAGAAGCTCTCCGCCATTTCCATTGCCGCACTACTCGGACTATCACTGTCCGCTTGCGTCGATGGTATTGAGGCCGATGACGCGGATATCAGCGCAGAGGAGGTGGGAGAGGAGCCCGAAGCGTCAACCGCGGACGACGCGGACAACGCTCCCGATGCCCAAGAAGCCGAGGCGGAAGAAGCTGAGCAGGAACGCGAGCGGGAAGCCGAGGAGGCAGAGGCGGATGAAGCTGAGCGCGAGGCTGAGGAAGAGGCTGCAGTCGAAGACGAGCCCGCGAATGAAGAAACCCCTGGCCAGCGCAACGCGAGGCAGTCGGCGGAATCGTACCTGAACTACACGGCATTCTCCCGCCAGGGACTCATCGAGCAGTTGGAGTTCGAGGAATTCAGTACGGAAGATGCCGAGTATGCAGTCGACCATGTCGAGGTTGA
It contains:
- a CDS encoding Ltp family lipoprotein gives rise to the protein MHKKLSAISIAALLGLSLSACVDGIEADDADISAEEVGEEPEASTADDADNAPDAQEAEAEEAEQEREREAEEAEADEAEREAEEEAAVEDEPANEETPGQRNARQSAESYLNYTAFSRQGLIEQLEFEEFSTEDAEYAVDHVEVDWNEQAVKSAESYLEYTSFSLQGLIDQLEFEGFTPEQAQHGANEAY